The Parambassis ranga chromosome 19, fParRan2.1, whole genome shotgun sequence genome contains a region encoding:
- the LOC114452551 gene encoding troponin I, fast skeletal muscle-like — protein MSEKKMTSSRRHHLKSLILQIAANWLEQEKKDLVTAKEAYMAESCPAPSLSGDQAALMDTCKKLHALLDKIDEDRYDLEAKVGKADKEIDDLKIKVVDLAGVKKPALKKVRMSADAMLKALLGSKHTVNMDLRANLKQVKKEVKEEPAEAVGDWRKNIEDKADRKKMFETS, from the exons ATGTCTGA GAAGAAGATGACCTCGAGCCGCAGGCATCATCTGAAG AGTTTGATCCTGCAGATCGCAGCAAACTGGCtggagcaggagaagaaggaccTTGTAACCGCCAAGGAGGCCTACATGGCTGAGAGCTGCCCCGCCCCCAGCCTGAGCGGAGACCAGGCCGCCCTCATG gacacCTGCAAGAAGCTGCACGCCCTGCTGGACAAGATCGATGAAGACAGGTACGACCTGGAGGCCAAAGTCGGAAAGGCTGATAAAGAG ATCGATGACCTGAAGATCAAAGTGGTGGACCTGGCCGGAGTGAAGAAGCCCGCCCTGAAGAAGGTGCGCATGTCCGCCGACGCCATGCTAAAGGCCCTGCTGGGCTCCAAACACACGGTCAACATGGACCTGAGGGCCAACCTGAAGCAGGTCAagaaggaggtgaaggaggag CCTGCGGAGGCCGTGGGCGACTGGCGTAAGAACATCGAGGACAAGGCTGACAGGAAGAAGATGTTCGAGACTTCCTAA
- the LOC114452549 gene encoding troponin I, fast skeletal muscle-like has product MSEGKKMTSSRRHHLKSLVLQIAATWLEEEANEIAATKEAYMAENCPVPDLSGDQAALMEICKKLQHAIDKVDEDRYDAEAKVAKMDKEIEELKLKKVELGGVKKPALKKVRMSADAMLQALLGGKHKVTMDLRANLKQVKKETKEEPTEAVGDWRKNIEDKADRKKMFETS; this is encoded by the exons ATGTCAGA GGGAAAGAAGATGACGTCCAGCCGCAGGCATCACCTGAAG agttTGGTGCTGCAGATCGCCGCCacctggctggaggaggaagccAATGAAATCGCCGCAACCAAAGAGGCCTACATGGCAGAGAACTGCCCTGTCCCCGACCTGAGCGGAGACCAGGCGGCTCTCATG GAAATCTGCAAGAAGCTGCAGCACGCCATCGACAAGGTGGACGAGGATCGGTACGACGCCGAGGCCAAGGTGGCAAAGATGGACAAAGAG ATTGAGGAGCTGAAGCTGAAGAAGGTGGAGCTGGGTGGAGTGAAGAAGCCCGCCCTGAAGAAGGTGCGCATGTCCGCCGACGCCATGCTGCAGGCTCTGCTGGGAGGCAAGCACAAGGTGACCATGGACCTGAGGGCCAACCTGAAGCAGGTCAAGAAGGAGACcaaagaggag cCCACAGAGGCCGTCGGCGACTGGCGTAAGAACATCGAGGACAAAGCTGACAGGAAGAAGATGTTCGAGACTTCCTAA